One genomic region from Salvelinus sp. IW2-2015 linkage group LG12, ASM291031v2, whole genome shotgun sequence encodes:
- the LOC111971104 gene encoding LOW QUALITY PROTEIN: intersectin-1-like (The sequence of the model RefSeq protein was modified relative to this genomic sequence to represent the inferred CDS: inserted 1 base in 1 codon): MTSSSSPAPPKNTCSTFGRFFNAFWRSELLTEKEVAMIFVNWKELIMCNIKLLKALRVRKKMSGERMPVKMIGDILTAQLPHMQPYIRFCSCQLNGATLIQQKTDEVPEFKDFVKRLAMDPGCKGMPLSSFLLKPMQRVTRYPLIIKNILENTPEAHPDHSHLKQALEKAEELCSQPIFLNEVLVKLPTDPSGDEPIFHISHIDRVYTIRAESINERTAWVQKIKAASELFIETEKKKREKAYLVRSQRATGIGRLMVNIVEGIELKPCRSHGKSNPYCEVTMGXQCHITKTLQDTLNPKWNSNCQFFIKDLEQDVLCVTVFERDQFSPDDFLGRTEIRLADIKKDQGSKGPITKRLLLHEVPTGEIVVRLDLQLFEEP, encoded by the exons TCGGAGCTGCTGACAGAGAAAGAGGTGGCCATGATCTTCGTCAACTGGAAGGAGCTCATCATGTGTAACATCAAGCTGCTCAA GGCTCTGAGGGTTAGGAAGAAGATGTCGGGCGAGCGCATGCCGGTGAAGATGATTGGAGACATCCTGACGGCCCAGCTGCCCCACATGCAGCCCTACATCCGCTTCTGCAGCTGCCAGCTCAACGGGGCCACGCTCATCCAGCAGAAGACCGACGAGGTGCCCGAGTTCAAGGACTTTGTCAAG AGACTGGCCATGGACCCAGGTTGTAAGGGAATGCCCCTCTCCAGCTTCCTCCTCAAACCCATGCAAAGGGTGACGCGCTACCCCCTCATCATCAAAAAT ATCCTAGAGAATACTCCGGAGGCTCACCCGGACCATAGCCATCTGAAGCAGGCTCTGGAGAAGGCTGAGGAGCTGTGTTCCCAG CCCATCTTCCTGAACGAGGTGTTGGTGAAGCTGCCAACAGATCCCTCGGGAGACGAGCCCATCTTCCACATCTCCCACATCGACAGGGTCTACACCATACGGGCAGAGAGCATCAAtgagag GACTGCTTGGGTGCAGAAGATCAAGGCAGCTTCGGAGCTCTTCAtcgagacagagaagaagaagagggagaaggcCTACCTGG TTCGCTCACAGAGGGCCACGGGCATCGGCCGGCTGATGGTAAACATTGTGGAGGGCATCGAGCTGAAGCCCTGCCGCTCTCACG GTAAGAGCAACCCGTACTGCGAGGTGACCATGG TCCAGTGCCACATCACCAAGACCCTGCAGGACACGCTCAACCCCAAGTGGAACTCCAACTGTCAGTTCTTCATCAAGGACCTGGAGCAGGACGTGCTGTGTGTCACCGTGTTTGAGAGGGACCAATTCTCTCCTGACG atttccTAGGCAGGACAGAGATCCGTCTGGCGGACATTAAGAAGGACCAGGGCTCCAAAGGGCCCATCACCAAGAGGCTGCTGCTCCACGAGGTGCCCACAGGAGAGATAGTCGTACGACTGGACCTGCAGCTCTTCGAGGAGCCCTAG